The following proteins are co-located in the Candidatus Competibacteraceae bacterium genome:
- a CDS encoding TAXI family TRAP transporter solute-binding subunit, with product MAAVLIAIITLVGEVGAADDPVTVTIATGRVGGLYHPVGGAICKLVNENRVAHGISCTVEITGGSIPNIKDLRDGDVDLALAQSDALHNAFYGNGPFRGEESFKNLRLVFGLYIEYFTVVARGRRDIDTFEDLKGKRVYVGEEGSSRRNAMDVLMEAHGWTGEEVTDVSTFKGANLAEALCDGEFDAFVYTIGHPNPTVREAATLCDIKLVDVSSSIIKKLARQNPFYVSSVIKGNTYRGNPQDTPTLGVISMLATSAKVDPNVIYQVTQAYFENLDLLQALSPLFLSLTKDQMAETDLDVPFHEGALKYFSEVGLRGTD from the coding sequence ATGGCGGCTGTCCTTATCGCCATAATAACTCTTGTCGGTGAAGTCGGCGCAGCGGACGATCCGGTTACCGTGACGATCGCGACCGGCCGGGTGGGCGGCCTCTACCACCCCGTCGGCGGAGCTATTTGCAAGCTCGTCAACGAAAACCGTGTCGCTCACGGCATCAGCTGCACCGTCGAAATCACCGGTGGATCCATCCCGAACATCAAGGACCTGCGAGATGGGGACGTCGATCTTGCTCTGGCCCAGTCCGACGCATTGCATAATGCCTTTTACGGGAACGGGCCGTTTAGGGGAGAGGAATCATTCAAGAATCTGCGCTTGGTGTTCGGACTCTACATCGAGTACTTCACGGTCGTCGCCCGTGGCAGACGGGACATCGATACGTTCGAAGACCTGAAGGGCAAGCGGGTCTATGTGGGCGAGGAGGGTTCGAGCCGACGCAATGCCATGGATGTGTTGATGGAGGCCCACGGTTGGACGGGCGAGGAAGTGACTGATGTCTCCACGTTCAAGGGCGCCAACTTGGCCGAGGCCCTCTGCGACGGCGAGTTCGACGCGTTCGTCTACACAATCGGGCATCCCAACCCGACGGTCAGGGAGGCCGCGACCCTGTGCGACATAAAACTGGTGGACGTTTCGAGTTCAATCATCAAGAAACTCGCCCGACAGAACCCGTTCTACGTCAGTTCGGTGATCAAGGGAAACACTTACCGGGGCAATCCTCAGGACACTCCGACGCTGGGCGTGATATCGATGCTGGCGACGTCAGCCAAGGTTGACCCGAACGTGATCTATCAGGTCACCCAGGCCTACTTCGAAAACCTGGATCTTCTTCAGGCACTGTCGCCGTTGTTCTTGTCCTTGACCAAAGACCAGATGGCCGAGACGGATCTGGACGTGCCCTTCCACGAAGGCGCATTGAAGTACTTTTCCGAAGTCGGCCTCAGAGGAACGGACTAA
- a CDS encoding AFG1 family ATPase — MPYERYRQDLQREGFQHDPAQERAVRFLQEIYDRLMAQPEPVAVSKKPGLLARLAGRDKTAAAPPAVRGLYLWGGVGRGKTYLVDTFVDALPLERKQRIHFHSFMRAVHAELKALKNQQDPLRVVARRFAEQARVICLDEFFVADITDAMLLYGLLRELFNQGVTLITTSNIPPDDLYKDGLQRARFLPAIELLKQHLDILNVDGGVDYRLRYLEKAEIYHSPLDERAEQILNEVFDNIAPEPGHRGGDVEIEGRYIPTLREADGIVWFNFRAICDGPRGTADYIEVARCYHTVLISNVPAMDWQMENPARRFINLVDEFYDRGVKLILSAAVSPFDLYQGEKLKFEFQRTVSRLREMQSHEYLERPHLP, encoded by the coding sequence ATGCCTTACGAACGTTATCGCCAGGATCTGCAACGGGAAGGTTTCCAGCACGATCCCGCTCAGGAACGAGCGGTACGGTTTCTGCAAGAAATCTACGATCGATTGATGGCCCAGCCGGAACCGGTCGCCGTCAGCAAAAAACCGGGCTTGCTCGCCCGCCTGGCCGGACGCGACAAAACCGCCGCCGCGCCGCCCGCCGTGCGCGGCTTGTATCTGTGGGGCGGGGTCGGACGCGGCAAAACCTATCTGGTGGACACCTTCGTCGATGCCCTGCCGCTGGAACGCAAGCAACGTATTCACTTTCACAGCTTCATGCGGGCGGTCCACGCCGAACTGAAGGCGCTGAAAAACCAGCAGGACCCGCTGCGCGTCGTCGCTCGCCGCTTCGCCGAACAGGCGCGGGTGATCTGCCTGGACGAGTTCTTCGTCGCCGATATCACCGATGCCATGCTGTTGTACGGCCTGCTGCGGGAGCTGTTCAACCAGGGCGTCACCCTGATCACCACCTCCAACATCCCGCCGGACGATCTGTACAAGGATGGCCTGCAACGCGCCCGTTTCCTGCCGGCGATCGAGTTGCTCAAGCAGCATCTGGATATTCTGAACGTGGACGGTGGGGTGGACTACCGGCTGCGCTACCTGGAAAAGGCCGAGATCTATCACTCGCCGCTGGACGAACGGGCCGAACAGATCCTGAACGAAGTGTTCGACAACATCGCGCCCGAACCCGGCCACCGGGGCGGCGACGTGGAAATCGAGGGCCGCTACATCCCCACGCTGCGCGAAGCGGACGGCATCGTCTGGTTCAACTTCCGAGCGATTTGCGATGGGCCGCGCGGCACCGCCGATTATATTGAAGTGGCCCGCTGCTACCACACCGTACTGATTTCCAACGTACCGGCGATGGATTGGCAGATGGAAAACCCGGCGCGGCGCTTCATCAACCTGGTGGACGAGTTTTATGATCGCGGCGTCAAGCTGATTCTGTCCGCCGCCGTTTCGCCATTCGATCTGTATCAAGGCGAGAAATTGAAGTTCGAGTTCCAGCGCACGGTCAGCCGCCTGCGGGAAATGCAATCACACGAGTATCTGGAACGACCGCACCTGCCCTAA
- a CDS encoding PAS domain S-box protein, with protein sequence MTPPSNPLSPKLIQLGNALDDVIQQLAALFDLIPAATYVQQLAPETAGAPQTLYVSPDFERITGYSPEAWWQTDFWAAHVHPDDLAGALAIRRRLRHEDRVEHEYRFRHRDGHDIWIHDRLSVQHHETGTARLMVGLWWDVSKRRNAEQMLVTHRDLLLALQRITADPEAAMRTILDAALTLPGIDCGGIYTVDPRDGHLTLAVHAGLSDEYAAATRTVPRDSRPGAIAHAGQPRYSFRDLALMELSPATRQEGLRAVAILPIRHDGQTVACFNLASHRADTLPDLSCRTLETLALQLGEVLLRMRGAVAAKIQRQNLLALFEALDDFVFVLDETGNIIYQNPSVERLLGYDSVELQGRNLLAVHPSERHAEVKRALNRMPTSRRGVYQVPLQTRSGETIPVETRILRGQWNDRPALLSVSRDISELLASQRQVAEERILLRTIYEALPDLLWIKDPEGRFLLCNQAFATYYGAPEAVIIGKTDGDFVDAETTAFYHEKDRAALMAGESRTNEEWLVYPDGHRALVETTKTPIRGNDGQWLGVLGIAHNITVRHEAQEAVHRLYQAIEQIPISIVLTDLKARIEYVNTYFTQVTGYSREEVLGQNPRLLKSGQTPPSHYRRLWQTLTEGRIWTGELHNRRKDGSLYWERAIIAPVRDLNGLIAHYLAVKEDISARRQDEQRLRLAASVFKHAHEGIIVTDASGTIIEVNDAFSMLTGYSRDEALGQNPRFLQSGRHDPEFYAILWQDLIDKGLWTGELWNRKKNGELYAEMASISAVHDEAGRVTHYVNIFADITELKNSQHRLEKLAYHDPLTQLPNRALLADRLQLAIAQAKRQKTFLAVCYLDLDGFKSVNDTLGHAVGDQLLVAVAERLRTCVRGSDTVSRLGGDEFVVLFGGLNSVEECQGAVTRLLNALATPHVFGDHVLTVTASIGVVLHSLDDNDADTLLRHADQAMYLAKQAGHNRYWLFGAGQNS encoded by the coding sequence GTGACCCCGCCCAGCAACCCCCTCAGCCCAAAACTGATTCAATTGGGTAACGCCCTGGACGACGTCATCCAGCAGCTCGCGGCCCTGTTCGATCTGATCCCCGCCGCCACCTACGTGCAGCAACTTGCTCCCGAAACCGCCGGCGCCCCGCAAACGCTCTACGTCAGCCCGGATTTCGAACGGATCACGGGCTACTCGCCGGAAGCCTGGTGGCAAACCGATTTCTGGGCCGCGCACGTTCACCCCGACGACCTGGCGGGCGCGCTGGCGATCCGGCGGCGGCTCCGGCATGAAGATCGGGTCGAGCATGAATACCGCTTCCGCCACCGCGACGGCCACGATATCTGGATTCACGACCGCCTCAGCGTCCAACACCATGAAACCGGCACGGCCCGGCTGATGGTAGGTCTGTGGTGGGACGTCAGCAAGCGCAGGAACGCCGAACAGATGCTGGTCACCCACCGCGATCTGCTGTTGGCGCTGCAACGGATCACCGCCGACCCTGAAGCAGCGATGCGGACGATTCTCGATGCCGCGCTGACACTGCCGGGCATCGACTGCGGCGGCATCTACACTGTGGACCCCCGGGACGGTCATCTGACGCTGGCCGTTCACGCCGGCCTCTCCGATGAATACGCGGCGGCGACACGCACGGTCCCGCGCGACTCCCGCCCCGGCGCCATCGCCCACGCCGGCCAGCCACGCTACAGCTTCCGTGATCTCGCCCTGATGGAACTGTCGCCGGCCACCCGACAGGAAGGTCTACGCGCCGTCGCCATCCTGCCGATCCGGCACGACGGGCAAACGGTCGCCTGTTTCAACCTCGCCAGCCATCGGGCCGACACGCTGCCCGACCTGAGCTGTCGGACGCTGGAAACCCTGGCCCTGCAATTGGGCGAGGTGTTGCTCAGGATGCGCGGCGCGGTCGCCGCCAAAATCCAACGGCAAAATCTGCTGGCCCTCTTCGAAGCGCTCGACGATTTCGTTTTCGTGCTCGACGAAACCGGCAATATCATCTATCAGAACCCGAGCGTGGAACGACTGCTCGGGTACGACTCGGTCGAATTGCAGGGCCGCAACCTGCTTGCGGTTCACCCATCGGAGCGGCATGCCGAAGTCAAGCGTGCCCTCAACAGGATGCCGACCAGCCGCCGCGGAGTGTACCAAGTGCCTCTGCAAACTCGATCCGGCGAGACGATTCCGGTCGAGACCCGGATCTTGCGCGGCCAGTGGAACGACCGCCCGGCGCTGCTTAGCGTCAGCCGCGACATCTCCGAATTGCTCGCCAGCCAGCGCCAGGTGGCGGAAGAGCGCATCCTGCTGCGCACGATCTACGAAGCTCTGCCCGACCTGCTTTGGATCAAGGACCCAGAAGGCCGTTTTCTTCTCTGTAACCAGGCCTTTGCCACCTATTATGGCGCTCCCGAGGCGGTCATCATCGGCAAGACCGATGGCGATTTCGTGGATGCCGAAACCACCGCCTTCTACCACGAAAAAGATCGCGCCGCGCTGATGGCCGGCGAGTCACGCACCAACGAAGAATGGCTGGTCTATCCCGACGGTCACCGCGCCCTGGTGGAAACCACCAAAACGCCGATACGCGGCAACGACGGCCAGTGGCTCGGCGTACTCGGCATCGCTCACAACATCACCGTGCGCCACGAGGCGCAGGAAGCCGTCCATCGCCTCTATCAGGCGATCGAACAAATCCCGATCTCCATCGTGCTGACCGACCTGAAAGCCCGAATTGAATACGTCAATACCTATTTCACTCAAGTCACCGGCTACAGTCGCGAGGAGGTGCTCGGCCAAAATCCGCGCCTGCTTAAATCGGGCCAGACGCCGCCGAGCCATTATCGGCGGCTGTGGCAAACCCTCACCGAGGGCCGCATCTGGACCGGCGAGCTTCATAACCGGCGCAAGGATGGTTCGCTGTACTGGGAGCGGGCCATCATTGCGCCGGTGCGCGATCTGAACGGGCTCATCGCGCATTATCTCGCGGTCAAGGAAGACATTAGCGCCCGCCGTCAGGACGAACAACGGCTGCGGCTGGCCGCCAGTGTCTTCAAGCACGCTCACGAGGGCATCATCGTCACTGATGCCAGCGGCACCATTATCGAAGTCAACGACGCTTTCAGCATGCTGACCGGCTACAGCCGTGATGAAGCGCTCGGCCAAAACCCGCGTTTTCTCCAGTCTGGCCGCCACGATCCCGAATTTTACGCCATCCTGTGGCAAGACTTGATCGATAAAGGACTCTGGACCGGCGAGCTGTGGAACCGCAAGAAGAACGGCGAGCTGTACGCGGAGATGGCCAGCATCTCGGCGGTGCATGACGAAGCCGGCCGCGTCACCCACTACGTCAACATCTTCGCCGACATCACCGAACTCAAGAACAGCCAGCACCGCCTGGAAAAGCTGGCCTATCACGATCCGCTCACCCAACTGCCCAACCGCGCCCTGCTCGCCGACCGGCTGCAACTGGCCATCGCTCAGGCCAAACGCCAAAAGACTTTTCTGGCGGTCTGCTACCTCGACCTGGACGGGTTCAAGTCAGTCAACGACACCCTTGGCCACGCCGTCGGCGACCAGCTGCTGGTCGCCGTCGCCGAGCGCCTGCGGACCTGCGTGCGTGGCAGCGACACGGTGTCGCGGCTGGGCGGCGATGAATTCGTCGTGCTGTTCGGGGGATTAAACAGCGTGGAAGAATGCCAAGGCGCCGTCACTCGGCTGCTGAACGCCTTGGCTACGCCCCATGTGTTCGGCGACCATGTGCTTACCGTAACCGCCAGCATCGGCGTTGTCCTCCACTCGCTGGACGACAACGACGCGGACACCCTGTTGCGCCACGCCGACCAGGCCATGTATCTGGCCAAACAGGCGGGCCACAACCGTTATTGGTTGTTCGGCGCCGGGCAAAATTCCTGA